A part of bacterium genomic DNA contains:
- a CDS encoding response regulator transcription factor encodes MTLRVVLVDDHRMFREALRPLLAQTPGFEIAGEAGDGQEAVELCARLAPDVVIMDVSMPGLNGLEATRRILADRPRTRVVVLSMHADRRFVAETLRAGAAAYVLKDAGFAELVRALQAVAEGRTYLSEPVRQLVVQEYVAGLQREDRSAFSLLSAREREVLQLVAEGASTKEIGDRLSVSVKTIETHRRQIMEKLDLHSVAELTKYAIREGLTPLD; translated from the coding sequence ATGACCCTGCGCGTCGTGCTGGTGGACGACCACCGGATGTTCCGCGAGGCGCTGCGCCCCCTGTTGGCGCAGACACCCGGGTTCGAGATCGCGGGCGAGGCCGGCGACGGGCAGGAAGCCGTCGAACTCTGCGCCCGGCTGGCCCCGGACGTCGTGATCATGGACGTCTCGATGCCCGGCCTCAACGGCCTCGAGGCGACCCGACGCATCCTCGCGGACCGGCCGCGGACGCGCGTGGTCGTGCTCTCGATGCACGCCGACCGCCGCTTCGTGGCCGAGACGCTGCGCGCGGGCGCCGCCGCCTACGTGCTCAAGGACGCCGGCTTCGCCGAGCTCGTCCGGGCCCTGCAGGCCGTGGCCGAGGGCCGCACCTACCTCTCGGAGCCGGTCCGCCAGCTCGTCGTGCAGGAGTACGTGGCCGGCCTGCAGCGCGAGGACCGTTCGGCCTTCTCCCTGCTCAGCGCCCGCGAGCGGGAGGTCCTGCAACTGGTCGCAGAGGGGGCCTCCACGAAGGAGATCGGCGACCGGCTCTCGGTCAGCGTCAAGACGATCGAGACCCACCGCCGCCAGATCATGGAGAAGCTCGACCTGCACAGCGTGGCCGAGCTCACCAAGTACGCGATACGCGAGGGATTGACTCCGCTCGACTGA